The DNA region CTCGACGACCACCTCGCCCTCTATGGAAGCGGGCTTGTGGGACATGCTCTGAGATCAAGCCCCAACCTGCCCTCACCTGTCAGCGCATGAGATCCGCAGAGCAGATCCCCACGCTCTCGGAAGCACCTAGCCGAGCCTATGAACAAAGATCGATACGAGACGCAGCATCAGAGGGACCACACAGCTGGTGCTCAACTAACGGGGCATCTAACCAGACATAGAACCCACGCTGTAGGTGGGGCTGGGCTTGGCCTCCGAGCTATGACAGCGCCTGCTCCAGGTCCTCGATGATGTCCTCCACGTCCTCCAGCCCCACAGAGAGGCGCACGAGGCCGGGCGATATGCCGGCTGCTCTGAGCTCCGCCTCGGAGTTGTGGGCGTAGACCATCGAGGCTGGATGGGTGATCAGCGTCTCTACACCACCCAGGCTGACTCCCAAAGCGCACACCCTGGTGCGCCCAATAGCTCTGTAAGCGGCATCGTAGCCCCCCTTGAGCTCGAAGGAGAGCATGCCGCCGAACCCGCCAGGCATCTGCCTGCGAGCCAGCTCGTGCTGCGGGTGTGAGGGCAGCCCCGGGTAGTAGACCCTCTCCACTGCAGGATGCCCCTCCAGGAAGCGCGCCACCTCCATGGCGTTGCGGTTGTGCTCGCGCATGCGCAGGCCGTACGTGCGCAGCCCCCTGAGCAGCAGCCAAGCCTCGAAGGGATGCAGCACGGGGCCGTACACCCTCAGGTACTCCCAGGCTCGCTCCACCAGATCCCTCCTGCCGGCCACCACCCCAGCCGTGACGTCGGAGTGTCCTCCCAGGTACTTCGTAGCGGAGTGCACCACCAGGTCGTACCCCAAGGCTATCGGTTGCTGGTTGTAAGAAGACGCGAACGTGTTGTCGGTGATCGCTATCGCACCGTGGGCGTGCGCCAGCTCGGCAGCGAACCGCAGGTCCGTTACATCCAGCGTGGGATTGGTCGGGCTCTCGGTGTATACCACGCGAGTGTTATGGCGTATCGCCCGCTCGAACTCCTCCGGGCGGCGCTGGTCCACCTGTGTAACCTCCACCCCGTACCGAGGCAGCACCTCCGCCAGGAGGGTGATCGTAGCTGTGTAGTGTGTGCGCTGGGCAACGACGTGATCGCCAGCCTGCAGGTTGGACATTAGGGCCACGGTGATGGCGGCCATCCCGCTGCCCGTCGCTAGCGCGGCCTCGGCCCCCTCTAGATCGGCAAGTACCCTCTCCACCTGCTTGGTGTTTGGGGAGCCGTAGCGGGTGTAGAACTTGGCGGGAGCGATCTCTGCCCCCAACCTTGCGCCCTCCTCAGGCGACGAGAGTCTATAGGTGCTGGTCTGGTAGATGGGCGGGGAGATGGCGGAGCTGTCGTTCAACTCCTCATCAGCGTGTATCAGGCGGGTCTGCAGCCCTCTGCGCTCTCTGGTCAACGGACTACCTCCTGACTGGAAAGAACTTAGGGTAGTCGCAGGATACCACTATGAGGGCTACGGGTCAAAGGTGAAACCTACAGCAGGCCGTCGATGATCAACTCGTACGCCAGGTGGGCCTTGTCCGCGCCCCTGAACTCGAACTCGTAGCACTCACTGCCCACGCACACCGTCAGCCGGCTGCTCACAAAAAGCTTGGGCGACAGGAACGTGCCCCTGTCGTCCTCGGATGCCACTCGAGTAACCTTGGAGAGGGGGATCGTGACCACGGCCTTGCGTCTGCCAAGGAAAGCCTTGTCGTAGAATATCAGCCTCTTGTCGGTGATGGCGAGGAAGCCTGTGCCTCCCCCCTTCATGTCAAACACCGCCCGCAGCTGCTCCTGGGGACGCACGAAGGGCGATATCTTCTCCAGCTGCTCTCGCTTGTCGTACACTACTTCTTCCATGCCGAAGCCTCCTTGCTGCTCGCAGTCGCGCCCTGACTTATTGGCTAAAGGATACACCGCCAGCACATCGAGAGCAAGCACCATCCACGGCGAGGCAGCCGCCCAGGGACCGAAGAAGCAGGCAGGTCGGCGCCTGCGTGGTGACTTCGCAGGTTACCCGGTCATAGCAGGACCGGCACACCCGGTCCTGCCACCCCTTGGATCTCAACGGAGTCTAAGATACATGCTCAGCGGGCCCAGCGGCGAGCCCTATACGCCAGCCCGACAGTTGCGAGCCCCAGGAGCGCCAGGGCCGCCATCGGAGCCTTGGACGTCGAGCCGTAACCGGACATCCCACCGCCACCCGCGGCAGGAGCCTGGCTCGGAGCCTGTTCTTCAGCCTTGATCGGCTGGCCCGAGGCGGACAGGACCC from Thermobaculum terrenum ATCC BAA-798 includes:
- a CDS encoding trans-sulfuration enzyme family protein — encoded protein: MTRERRGLQTRLIHADEELNDSSAISPPIYQTSTYRLSSPEEGARLGAEIAPAKFYTRYGSPNTKQVERVLADLEGAEAALATGSGMAAITVALMSNLQAGDHVVAQRTHYTATITLLAEVLPRYGVEVTQVDQRRPEEFERAIRHNTRVVYTESPTNPTLDVTDLRFAAELAHAHGAIAITDNTFASSYNQQPIALGYDLVVHSATKYLGGHSDVTAGVVAGRRDLVERAWEYLRVYGPVLHPFEAWLLLRGLRTYGLRMREHNRNAMEVARFLEGHPAVERVYYPGLPSHPQHELARRQMPGGFGGMLSFELKGGYDAAYRAIGRTRVCALGVSLGGVETLITHPASMVYAHNSEAELRAAGISPGLVRLSVGLEDVEDIIEDLEQALS
- a CDS encoding PH domain-containing protein, which translates into the protein MEEVVYDKREQLEKISPFVRPQEQLRAVFDMKGGGTGFLAITDKRLIFYDKAFLGRRKAVVTIPLSKVTRVASEDDRGTFLSPKLFVSSRLTVCVGSECYEFEFRGADKAHLAYELIIDGLL